Within the Populus trichocarpa isolate Nisqually-1 chromosome 14, P.trichocarpa_v4.1, whole genome shotgun sequence genome, the region ttttcttcgTCAACCATCTTCTCCTTCACTAGCTAGCCTTCTGTTAGCTTCGTTCAATCGTTTCTTGTCGTTACGAGCAATATTTACTTGAATTTATAGGTTCCAATCCATGTTAAATTGAGGTCTGTAAGAAGTTGATTGCTAACGGTCATTATATTAAATCTGTGCCATATCCAAAACATCTCTTAAAGCGATTTGGCTTGCTAGGTATGTAGACATCTAAGAACTCAACGAAACGCTGATAAAGTTTTTCACGTCTAAGGTTCAGAGTCGTTATGGTTCGAGGAGGGGGTAATGTTCAAGTTACGGTTTTGCTGAGAGCGAGAATATTGAGGGGGAAGCTAATACCAGAAAACTgagaaatacaaataaaaacattcatattgcaatgatttttattgaaaaaatttttatttttatatccatCGATAAATACTAATAGAAAAATTCATTGGTAAATACCGAGGGATTTGCAGtgcgaaaaaaaaagaagcaaatagTATGATGACATGTAACTTTTACATATGGCATTACCAACGGTAAAGTATATCTGTAAATATGCCGACAGAAAAATCTCCTTTGTATATATCGAGAGGTTTATGGAGGGTATTACAGTGAGATTCCAACAGGCAGATCGTATGGTGATGCGATATTTTTACAGACAGAATGACCGACAGAGTtactaacaaaataattttggtgatacttaattttttattacaagataAACAATTTTCCACGTgattcagaacacatgtaagtactgtTTAATTAATCTTATCTCTTaggatacttaatttcattacacatttctCATTAACTATTCATGGTTGTACTTCATATACCGGGTTTATCAACTAGGAGGAAATGCTAGTGTTACTTTGTATTTACTAAGTCTGAGTTTTGAAAGAAAGTTGAAGTCCGATAACGAGTATTTCATCAATGGACATGTGTTTTAAACTGAAGAATATGAACAAGGTAGAAAGACATTTAACAGTgatgtttgtgttaagggatcgacttctaatgagtttgaaatTGACTACTATAAAAAGTTGGAAGAGGTCATTGAATTGCAacatcatagcgagcaaaataaagtatttttattcaaatgttatttcCATGACACCACTGACAAAAGAATTAGAGTAGATCCTCATCATGGTTcgatcaaaattaattcaaaagttAGACTCTGCAACGTcaacaatgtttttgttttcgctAAACAATGTGagcaagtttattacacatatattCATTCCTTTAAAAATGATcgttcaagagttgattggaaCAACTCAGTCAGTATATTCAAGAGAGAAttggaaaataattactacAAATATCACTGTTATTGTTAACTCGTCGACAGAATTACAGATGTTATTTTatcggtgatatgttatatttacatATAGTTTTCATGTCGGTGATAAGTTAAATTTACCGATAGAGCTACTTACGGAATAAAAAGGGTATATTTTTTGTACGCTTTATCCATTTGTAAATTCATAGGTATATTTATTATCGATGGACTCActatcaatttataaattattgacaagagtttttttaataaattatttctatttatcaGTCTATCAATAACATataaattgatgaattattaggGTAAATATTGATAGAAATTTCTGtcaataaaactattaaatttagTAGATCCCGGAAGTAGAATGAAGGGATATATTGATGTGGTGTACATCTAGAAACGGAgaaattatattgatttgacTTGGTcggttttaataatttaaaataaaggcTTAAACTACAAATGCATAGACTGGAAGGCTCAAACAATGAAAGAAACGGAGAACACATAATGCTACATCGTACACATGACATTCAATTCAATATCCTCAAGTTGATATATTTGTTGTACCATTGGGGTTAGGTGTTCTTTTATAATTAAGAGGTAAAGGAGTTCAAAAACTCACCATATATAGTTGGATCAAATTGTACTCGAAAGATCATTTTCAGAAAGTTCCTGATTCCTCAGTAATTAAgggttttttcttatatatcgTCTACTGCACATTTCATCTGTTGAAAATGATTATCTAAATATATAGTTGAAgttcaagatcatgttcttctTAACAACAAAGATTTTGCACGCAGCAAAGTTTTGATTACCTAGAGAGGCCTAATTATGCACATACTTCCGTCACATCCACATCATGAATTAAAGCTAGGGTACTAGTAGCCACAAGGATAAGGACCAGTCGGCAATTGAAATCGTAAGAAAGTGAAGTTGGGTTTATCTCATCATCCCAGCGCTTCGTATTTCCATGCAGAAAAGAAGCTAGTTATCATGCTACTAGCTACATGCACCTAGCGAGGTTCTTGACCAATAATTTTTCCCACTTCTGGGCCAAATTCAACCATTCTAATCGCTTACTTCATTTATAAGAGTGGCAACTTGATAGTATCCTTATTCGTGGGACATTCAACTGCCATAGCGTCCCAAATCAAACTTTGAGTTTTGAACCGTGGAATTGCTTGATGAACGACTTTTAATATTCTAGTCAATGCTAATTAAGagtttcttattttgttttgataaggaataagggaagaagaaagggaTTTACTTTAATTAGCCCTTTGGAATTTACGTGTTTTATTCACATTAAAATAGCAGGTGGGTGTAGTTTTCGTTGACCTCTCCAAAATTTTACTTGGGAATGGACCTCAAATTGTGAAATTGCACAAGAGCAAATTTAAGATGGATAGATAGAGAATGAGACAAAGAGAGCATTCATGAAAGGATTAGGAAGGGGGCCAACGTTGTTGAATTGAGGGAAGCAGAGGGACCGTGCATTGTCTCCTAGGAAGTTTATGAGGAATGGACTAGCGTGAGCATCATGTTAGATGTCACCAAGGGACTATGGTCTCCAAATTGGTCCCCGAACCCTGCACTCTTCCTCTATGTGTTTTAGTGGGCTTTGTGCTGTGGGGGCAACTAAACGAGGGTTTCACATGCGATAATAACCCTTTTTCTACTACAAACCACGTGGCCACTTCAATTATTCGATCTCCCTTTCTCTCCTGTTCTTAACTCTAAACACTCAATTAATTATGTGGTAATTAATATGCCTAAGCTGATTATAACTCTATCGGGCCTGTTTCATTTGTCGACCTAAGAAAAATCCTGAGATAGGCCAAAATGTTAATTTGGATATACCCTTTCCAAGATACCAAATTCTTACATGTTTGAGCTCATCAATCGACAAACCAATAATTTCCTGCCCCGGAATCAGGTTCTTGATTGCTTATAAACTTAAACACGCAAACAGTCCGTGTAATTTACTGATCTCAATCTGGGTGTGTACATGTCCATCTCATTATTTGGGATTCCCCATAATTCTTTGCTTGTCGTCCCATAGCGAAGCTTGTGTCTGTCATAATTATGTGTTCATAAATTGCTTCAATCAGATCATTCTAGCTATAGAGGAGACCTGCATGGTAACAATGGGGGAGGGGGGCCAATATTTATCAAGCATTTAAGTTGGTTTGACCCTTTATTCTGGAAACATTATTGCCCTGTCACGTTTAGTAGTCGATATTTGTCAGTTTCAACAGTTTTGACATCTTATTCCACTATCTACCATAACACATTAAGGGCATATATGAATACAGGTGTGTtgactctcttctttttttttcccatttactCTGaaccaaaaacttttttttaacgcAAGCTCTttgtaattttgaattaattttaaactcctTGATGGAATTCTTTTCGGTTGTATTTTATGttggtgattttgattttgaatattttatacTCTGCAAGTTATCtttataaagatttatttaacgacttaagtttttaatatgatctttttataatataatataatattaaaacttatatgataaaatattaattacaagtttagattaaattaaaaatcttaataatataaaatattcatatatctaagaaaattttaaaaattcatctaagtttttgaatcaaaataattctttaatatcTTAGAAGTAATCATAAgataaaattgatcaaattatagTTGCTAGTTTAGTTTAAATATTGATGTAATtatcaaaactatataaaagaattagaagGAGTATGATTCCGCCTTGGATAATGGATATATATAACTTGGTGCCTAAGAAGTATTTACCATTTTGTGTTGCATCAACTTGGATTAGGCAAGATTTTCTAATTGACAATGACattgaaattgatttgattttcatttctctAAATTACTTAAATCATCAACTTTGatgtaattgtaattgtaattgttGATTTTCATTTCTCTAAATTTCTCTAAATTACACATTGTCAAGGAGAAGTCATGTCCTCAGTATAAGAAGTCTGCAGAACTCGCACGCCAGCTCAAAGAGTCTGCAGAACCCACGCTAGGCACAAGTAAGAATCCTACGCTCAGTCTAAGTCAGAGTCAGAATTCTAAGCCTAGTGAAAGTGTTACAGAACCGACACTGCAACATGGTTTATAGATTTTCTCATGTTAATGTACAATTAGTTGATATCTTATGTACTTGTGTCCTCTTGTATCTAGTTTTATTATGTACAACTCCTATGTATAGTTTAAATATTAATGGAAAACACATACGAGGCTGCGTGCATATATATCAATAGCAAGGGGCTCGCTGCTATATCgttttcctctctctttattaataaaaaaaaaaaaactaagtctgATATTGAAGTTATTGTATCCCAGGTCTCATGAATTATCTTGATATTTGATTGTGAATAttacaagttaatttaatttatttttttaagttttttaattaatttttattttatttttattctttaataatggattaattgagaattatacttaataatttattttgatttgtttttggtggagttatcatagtctcataacgTAGATCgtaaatttaacatgttaaccttTTGATCCAAGTCAAACCAATATATTgctatcttaatattaaaaaaaatatcatcgtaaaatttgttttagttcAATTATGTATTTACGGGTTGTATGGGTTGATTTTGAACATATAAAGTCAATCGAGTTAAATCGGATCAATCCTCATATAATTTAAAGCCGCAGCATAGCGCGAGTTAATGATTTGGTATTCTACTAATCACATTAGTAATTGGAGTATAGATTGTTAAAGAGTTATCTCAATCCAAAAACTTAGACTATTAGGTGAGATTTTAAAATACagattatattattctctaatacactccctcaaataaaagttatttgCCTTTGAAACTTGTATAGACCTCTACTATTTTTTtgtgctattaattaattttaatttgaagaggaaaatagagttgatgaaatttaaattcgTGACCGTATAatcaattagattttaaaaaaatatcaaagaaccattttaataaaaaaaaaaacttaaatttttaggagatataatataattttttaaaaagtttttatggcGGAGCACTCATTTTCAACtctatatattatgttttagtgtttatttattatatataggaTTGATAATTCTAACACTCTCGTTTACTAGCggcatattttttaaagtagtcAAGTGAATTGGACTTGAGATGGCTCtgctattatattaaaatataatagttGAGTTTAGATGTGTTAGAATGAGCCGTCaaagattataaattaaaaatacaagaaatctataaattaaccttatttttacttaataatTAGCATGTAATTATTATGTAACCTGTAAATCTTAAAGCCATATATTAATAAAGATGCGTGGTCTCTGTATTAAACTGTGAATTTGTAACTTTGcctactatttttaattttccttctttgttgttatatttttctagCTTATTCTAGATGCTTGATTTTAACATAATGGTATAAAACAAACTTAATTGTGAAATAATCtaaatagataaattataaagtatTGGAGttatttctcaacaaaaatGCCACCTACCggggaagaaaaaagagaaagaccTAGCAGACGAAAGGGTCCCCGGTCATTAAGCAACTACCAACCACATATTATATGCAGTCCTAGCTACAGGCTGCTTCCAAGtagtttcaagtttcaacatTCCATTGATGACTAATCCACCTTAATGCTAGAACTTGAAGAAAGATTAAGAAAgttatttgatgatgatgataagcATGAGCTGTCCCTCACTTCACTTGACTACAATGGTGAAATAAAGCAAAGGAATATATCATAtcctaaaaaagagagagaaaagtccTCTAAATCTGCAGCTGATTTGCCTGCCTCCATAATAAACaccactaccaccaccaccatctcaCCTACCTCCCTAGCTTTGCCTTCCATATTTCATGCAGCGGCCGTACGACAAAGTAaaactcttaatattttttctcccttttgtttttgttacaaAACACTCAATCAATGACATTCAATCCCTTAATTTTAACTCTTCCTTTTGACCTTGAGTTTTTTAATACTAGTCTTAGCTAGGATCATATGACCATGACCAAAAAATATTGCTAGTGGGGGATGGTCAGAAATCAGGTAGCCGAAAAACCAAGTGCCGAAGATGGTTGGAATTAAATTGCTGCCAACAATTGCTTGAATTCGATGTTTGTTCGAATCTTTACCATACCCAGCTCATAAAAACACACAATCTCATTAATTACCTCCTTCCCTTTATTTGTCACGCAACAAAGATTTATAACGAAACAATCCATTTTATCAGTCTCCACCGTCCATGCTTGGTAGCTATATATCCTGAACAATATAGGCATTTTACTCAAAATTGATGCTGGTTCAATGATTTGGGTCACTACTCAAGTAAATATGGGACAGTTGGGAATCAAGTTCAACTGTTTCGTTCAAGGGAATAGGGCAACCTTTTCTTCACATTTCACATTGTTAACTAGGAtttattcattgttttctttGCCATCTAGCTGGTTATAATATAATcgactattattaaaaaaaaaaaagatttattaacatatttatCTAGTGAGTAGTAATTAAGAGATTGAACCAACGGTCTAGCTACTTACCGTTTCTATAGGCCGACTGACCATACTAGTTGCTAGCAAATCACTCCATCTTTCTAATTGTGTTACAACCTACACAACATGATACCGACTAATTTCTTTCCATTAGAGACTAAAGGTTTGGCTTCAAATCAAAAGGTTGTGTTGTAGGTAATATATACATCTATTTGGCTCTACGGGTTAAAATTAAGCAGAAACAAAATGGGCCGATTTGAGTGCTAAAGAGGGAGAATGTGGCCGACAAGGTTTGATAGGTCCAGGAGGCACATGGACCCTCGGTGGCACTATCTAGAGTTCAAGTTACCGTGGGTCACTTTTAGCCATTTTCTATAAGATTTCCTGTCGGTATATAGCATTTGAACACCACTACTGCTACACTACTTGTATGTACAATCCTCTTTCCTTCTCGTAAGCCTTAGTTCTTAGTTTTCTACTCCcgtatccaaaaaaaatatgttagctACATATAGCCCCACGCGATCTTGCATTTGGTGGAGCACACTTTCAATCTAAAGGGGTATGGTATAAGGGCAACACTACCAGATTCGAGCACAGGAATGTGTGATGTCTTGTGGTACGGTGCAGCGCGTCGAATTAACATATGTTTGGTGTCCTGAgcaattaatgaattaattattaagcATAAGAAATCCTGTCTCTATGGTCAAAATTGTCTATGACTAATCTGTCTTTAATTGAACTTCTCTTAATAagccactatatatatatatatatgctagctACAATATTGATATGCATTCCATAATTCCTTCTTCCAATTCTTATCTCTTGAGCTTTTCTTGTCTTGAAAATTCCTTCTTGCTAGCTACTTGTAtagttgtttctttcttttgctaATATTCGAAGCTCTCTAGCTTGAAAACAACTTGTTCAATAGATAAACAAAATGAAGTTGTTGTCTAGAAAAGCCACGTGTAATACTCATGGCCAAGATTCCTCTTACTTCCTAGGATGGCAGGAATACGAGAAGAACCCATACGATGAGATCAAGAATCCAACAGGCATCATTCAGATGGGTCTTGCAGAGAATCAGGTTAGAAAAAACATACTCAAAAATGTTTCTTCTATCATCTATTTTGGTCCCTTAGGTGGTAAGGTCTGGAATATATAGAGCTTCAGGCCTGTCATTCTATCCCTGTTTTTATTACAGAGATGTTACATACTGCCCATTACAACTGTTTCTTTGCTTCCTGTGTCCTTGTTGTCATATTCCTATGGAGTATATATTGGAATTACAGGTAGCTTACGTTCCATTTGCTATTTTTTGCAGCTCTCTTTTGATCTTCTTGAGTCATGGCTTGCTAATAACCAGGACGCAGCTGGGTTCAAAAAAGATGGGCAGTCCATATTTAGAGAGCTTGCTCTTTTCCAAGATTATCATGGGCTTCCGGCGTTCAAGAAAGTAAGTTCATTATTGCTTGCTTTTTTAGGTCACACACGCGCACACATATACGTTGACGAATGATTTATGTATCTAACTAATAAGCTTGgctccaatatttttttctttacaggCATTGGTGGAATTCATGGCTGAAATAAGAGGCAACAAAGTAACCtttgatcaaaacaaaatagtaCTCACTGCTGGTGCAACTTCGGCTAATGAGACACTCATGTTCTGCCTTGCCGAACCCGGGGAGGCCTTTCTTCTTCCCACTCCATACTACCCGGGGTAAGCATATGATCTATATACTTTATCCTCCTATATACTTTCCCTGTTACTACTTGCATTTCTACAGTATTAAttggttatttaattattcttgcAGATTTGATAGAGATCTCAAGTGGAGAACTGGGGTTGAGATTGTACCAATTCAATGTACAAGCTCAAATGGCTTCCAAATCACTGCACCAGCCCTTGAAGATGCCTTTCAGGAAGCCCAAAAAAGAAACCTGAGGGTTAAGGGTGTCTTGGTCACAAACCCGTCAAACCCTTTGGGGACTACAATAACCCGCAGTGAATTGAATCTTCTTTTAAGCTTGATCACCGAAAAGGGCATTCATCTAATAAGCGATGAAATTTATTCCGGCACAGTTTTTAACTCTCCAGGGTTTGTAAGTGTCATGGAGGTTTTGAAGGATATGAAATGTGAAAGCTCTCAAGTTTGGAATAGAGTTCATGTTGTGTATAGTCTATCAAAGGATCTTGGTCTCCCTGGCTTTAGAGTTGGTGCAATTTACTCCAACGATGACATGGTTGTATCAGCAGCAACTAAAATGTCCAGCTTCGGTTTAGTGTCTTCTCAAACTCAATATCTTCTTGCTGCTCTGCTCTCTGATAAAAAGTTCACGAGGAATTATATCTCTGAGAATCAAAAGAGGCTTAAACAACGTCAAAAATTGCTCGTCAAGGGCCTTGAAAAGGCAGGAATCAGCTGCCTAAAGAGCAATGCAGGCTTGTTTTGTTGGGTTAACATGAAGCATCTCTTGAGTTCTAACACGTTTGACGCAGAAATGGAGCTTTGGAAAAAGATTGTTCATCAAGTTAAGCTCAATATCTCTCCTGGTTCTTCTTGCCATTGCACCGAGCCAGGTTGGTTTCGAGTGTGCTTTGCTAACATGTCTGAAGAAACACTAAACCTTGCTATCCAACGATTGAAGTCATTTGTGGAGTCCATGAACATTAATAATCAAAGCCATCACCAACTGCTGAAAAACGCAAGAAGAAAGTCCCTCGCCAAGTGGGTCTTACGGCTATCCTTTGATCATGACCGTGAGCCTGAGGAACGATAGCCAGGTAATTGTGTGATCAAGtgtgaacattaaaaaaatttaaccaaaattttttttggttgataagagattttttttcttttttatcttttcttcaatTGTAGAAAGTACATGCACTCCCCTGCGTGGATTTGGAGTGGCTCGATCTtaactagctagctagattTCTTTTGTAAAACTTTGTGTTTATTCCCACCCGCCCCTTCCATAAAATTCTTCGAATCAAGAATATCATGACCAATGTTATTAATTATGAGTTATATATTtaacataatgaaaaaacaaaaaaaaaaaagttgtcttctttctccttcttcttcttcttgtgtaTAATTATGACATGATTGACTCATTTACATAATGTTTGTTTATCtctcaaaataagaaaactaaagttagtgaaaataaaaataaaaacatgttttgtattttttaattttaaaatacataaatttacgtaaaaatcattcaataattataaattaattagtgtctatgctatatattttcaaccaaAGTCATTCGTATCTATTCTATACATGTCATTTCTATCCTAAACCAGCTGTAATCAATTGCAAACTCGAATATGTATTAGTATGTTTGATCACTACATTTGCAAATTACTTTACTTgcaaaaaacaacaaactaACAAATAATGGCTGGCCGCGTATTGGTGGATAGAGACGGGTGACGTTTGTTGCCGACCTAGTTGTAGTCGGCCTCCATTAAATGCGTCTCGAGCGGCCATGAGCATTGCATATACACACCACTTTTTTTATACACTACTCGATCTTGACGTTGTTTAAGCCGTTTGAGCAGGCAATTAACATTAATTCTAGCTACGATTGGTGTATTAAATCAAAGTGAAATTAATCTATGCACTGTATGTATAGGACTGGGACACTGGGAGATGTGTTTGTGTGGTTCAAAAGGCCAATGAGTCAAAAGGGGGGAAATGTTTGTTTTATGTAAGGAATTATAAGCTAGGGtttccaaatgaaaaataaattcaaaagaatcCCACCACTCTTCTATTAGCTTCAACCAAAAGGCATGTAAAGTAAAGGCAACAAGTGTCCGGCAAGATTGATTCAATCCAAAGTTGTCACTATTTACGCAAACAATATTTGTCTGGGAGAGTTTCTTGAAAACATTTCAATGCCTTTTTAGATGTATGCTCTCCAGGATCAATCAAGAGTGCTTGCTTTTTTAGAAAAGTTTGTTTCCTAAAGCTACGCGGCTTCGCATCTTATTTAACCCCATTACAATATTTGTCTCCCAAAAGA harbors:
- the LOC7497311 gene encoding 1-aminocyclopropane-1-carboxylate synthase 3, with the translated sequence MKLLSRKATCNTHGQDSSYFLGWQEYEKNPYDEIKNPTGIIQMGLAENQLSFDLLESWLANNQDAAGFKKDGQSIFRELALFQDYHGLPAFKKALVEFMAEIRGNKVTFDQNKIVLTAGATSANETLMFCLAEPGEAFLLPTPYYPGFDRDLKWRTGVEIVPIQCTSSNGFQITAPALEDAFQEAQKRNLRVKGVLVTNPSNPLGTTITRSELNLLLSLITEKGIHLISDEIYSGTVFNSPGFVSVMEVLKDMKCESSQVWNRVHVVYSLSKDLGLPGFRVGAIYSNDDMVVSAATKMSSFGLVSSQTQYLLAALLSDKKFTRNYISENQKRLKQRQKLLVKGLEKAGISCLKSNAGLFCWVNMKHLLSSNTFDAEMELWKKIVHQVKLNISPGSSCHCTEPGWFRVCFANMSEETLNLAIQRLKSFVESMNINNQSHHQLLKNARRKSLAKWVLRLSFDHDREPEER